From a single Aspergillus puulaauensis MK2 DNA, chromosome 2, nearly complete sequence genomic region:
- the TFC3 gene encoding putative TFIIIC transcription initiation factor complex subunits Tfc3 (COG:K;~EggNog:ENOG410PK3N;~InterPro:IPR007309,IPR035625;~PFAM:PF04182): protein MAPSLRDLIDFLLAEIALCGSQGASPADILSFIDVFYAKSAKNESDRTPVIDRRFQEKVWQWLTRNPEVSVGKNREGNGLTLEEAERRQLGMKDAEEKPINMFVSEERTWLAITGHGPDDTKVLPMEFALLSIIASHKFSGIAQPELIKLSGQDKRSVPKRTDVLQRKGYIEKRAIQMKATRTSLCTLRKFLSPENVAAGAPESGADAASKMIDFNTFTNRLFEILREHKVIARNDLKELLGFDDHWRWRVLSRALRKFERIGVVRRVRALSQYAHTVKKYHPCVMLVREPTEKDIDAFHDFSLHMYSDMEQGGDAGFDDDAEAEDATGEPSTAGNVRSMEREEDVEVSGRVIPLWSPDRIIHNQLFEVIDRTGTMGCTNFDVIRACFGVLWRRPLENTLTRLVECWQLSQPPYLRHLALVRDTALQRTITHYVHYSATNFSKLVEAGEASWEAVEFVPRNNKSDTIPVPPVDAKPQLDDYGLPLDAPKSDLVKNGDCSLADGIWVVKPKDYKCSSSDPQAIKLEGGSYTIQYGVKGQNIPSPSGRRATPAASPVRLKFEDEALSNISPDVVRAPAPKRLKKSKYDSLDFAGMSEKEKLEAMGMDATWTEYSVLLIERPGPGVYVTPRGRRRPAGKERGRPPASRIAVFKSPKLLNLSWFRKENVGSENGSPAPQSSHPQNVDESLLTPAPNSAEPAGPQGPGVKRGTKRSSQRRGSGPEPDKTSKLRRIGDADTGLGAPQEEPGADEVILDGQAAETSLQEPQTPSHTRGKRKRTLSPEIASQESARAREKGGRATKPSFEGVAQQGSPDTETGPKRSHRKSTGRGTSKGAEPSVIPMAGTNLPETPRAYNADQHPPESTRQDEIMPDASQRPAQVVVDNDSAVKAPLEEPRAPSQRTANNGSSASNTGAASIPPSTPGVYGTETPGSHISHTPETPASHVIRPKLLDKGGSVAFLRRKIVMDLVEKAGGAFPMGSELWYPFVTVWMKTKYKEKPDMRTLRTAVKHLVDTGKLRQQTFCGKDSKGVMVTKTLICKSELGPDDPIVKDMQRTFLASTARHFCPPNIEVDPSLSKQRGTPKAPKQYTVPVEPTVTVKLHQKPAAVAALEKRRGENIQKRLLRRLEIEQMRESMQEVRPSGAVRLFSIPRPDGLTPSMHSIPGSQASLGGFDMGGASMRRPSTGGVGPRRLKRFHFPISLMGPYAMLMSPGQTFNPANGTFSTNAGLATITRGRPRVRPSPVMWMLMCPSQSFNPGNGTFSTNAGLSAPRPTYPRTAHRPDPHLPHSLDDLFDQAGRRNVGMAGESDPRSRKFIRDTNAILRWELQNERLLQQQRSEDLHYINQTIHDSDTFKSAPIEGGIQFIPGVAPYPSSRRRRRPRHERRSGDFVYEDHPPFPPRPASPTLMNELSMDYYNYPIAPAAPQQRRLEKLNDMMATGAESSALQNRPLARRTRATGSVSHSMYQNLMMAIVVVRALAGGADGRMVDWILVGCCFPEEDPKVVQDRGKALLAKNRLQIAKMQGDFQERFIEAYANEEVPAINYDDLEVYDWNAVIEWANANLDVPKSHTTPDLPATRGQFNDIFELREEPLMSMDEYYQTHSVTLNRKKLLLSNVAFAAPLPSNPSKQRSNRHMELSQFETVKTFVRANILTPAEVYRAADAKAALEYLDHNILSNALQALVTERVISQSNKGRILPGRNYDITDHFIYTLSKRRAIESTELRRASKFKTDTLDPAFTSQGFYSVPFNAEDGEILAMINLFASGRVTMAPRHPPRDKFGLTEGGYLTRMMNKDKLRFPVDLYPVEGKYIAGNPISERTSAIPPPCPPRFPLNETLSLPEKFPLWFDIHGGFISVLWDLAVSATLSNVAVRPGITAERIAGMIKPTMGAWEVRMVLDWLVQVGVMKKRRGDDGDEEPSWSVMDWWWMALS, encoded by the exons GCGCATCTCCTGCGGACATCTTATCGTTCATTGATGTTTTCTATGCCAAATCTGCCAAAAATGAATCGGATCGCACACCCGTCATTGATCGGCGATTCCAGGAAAAAGTATGGCAATGGTTAACCAGGAACCCTGAAGTTTCCGTGGGCAAAAACCGCGAGGGAAATGGGTTGACCCTTGAAGAGGCCGAAAGGCGCCAGCTGGGGATGAAGGATGCAGAGGAGAAACCCATCAATATGTTTGTTTCTGAGGAGCGGACATGGCTCGCCATCACTGGACATGGGCCCGACGACACCAAAGTCCTTCCTATGGAGTTTGCGCTTCTTTCTATCATTGCTTCTCACAAATTTAGTGGTATTGCTCAACCAGAGTTGATAAAACTCAGCGGGCAAGACAAACGATCAGTGCCCAAGCGTACCGATGTTCTGCAACGAAAGGGGTACATTGAAAAGAGAGCCATTCAGATGAAAGCGACCCGTACAAGTCTTTGCACGCTGCGTAAATTTTTGTCCCCAGAAAATGTCGCCGCTGGCGCCCCTGAATCTGGAGCGGACGCTGCCTCCAAGATGATCGATTTCAATACGTTCACTAACAGGCTCTTCGAAATCCTGCGCGAACATAAAGTTATCGCCCGAAATGATttgaaggagctgctgggcTTCGATGATCATTGGCGGTGGAGAGTCCTTTCCCGTGCTCTACGAAAGTTTGAGCGTATAGGTGTCGTCAGACGTGTTCGAGCTCTATCACAGTATGCCCACACTGTGAAGAAATACCACCCATGCGTAATGCTCGTCCGCGAGCCGACAGAAAAAGATATCGATGCATTCCACGATTTCAGCCTGCATATGTATTCTGACATGGAGCAAGGTGGAGATGCGGGTTTCGATGACGACGCAGAGGCCGAAGATGCAACTGGGGAGCCGTCCACCGCGGGCAATGTCCGGTCGatggaaagggaagaagatgtGGAAGTTTCTGGACGAGTAATTCCCCTTTGGTCTCCTGATCGAATCATCCATAATCAGCTTTTCGAGGTGATCGACCGAACCGGGACCATGGGGTGCACCAATTTT GATGTCATAAGAGCGTGTTTTGGAGTTCTCTGGCGACGACCATTGGAAAACACCTTAACTCGTTTAGTGGAATGCTGGCAACTGTCCCAACCTCCGTATTTACGGCATCTCGCTCTGGTACGTGATACAGCCTTACAACGCACCATCACTCATTACGTCCATTACTCTGCTACGAACTTCAGTAAAttggttgaagctggagaggcaTCCTGGGAGGCTGTTGAATTCGTTCCAAGGAATAATAAATCAGACACAATTCCTGTTCCGCCTGTGGATGCAAAGCCACAGCTCGATGACTACGGTTTACCTTTGGATGCTCCCAAGAGCGACTTGGTCAAAAATGGCGACTGCTCTCTTGCGGATGGTATATGGGTAGTCAAACCAAAGGATTACAAATGTTCCAGTAGCGATCCCCAGGCCATAAAGTTAGAGGGTGGCTCATATA CGATCCAGTACGGCGTCAAAGGACAGAACATCCCGTCTCCATCTGGGCGGCGAGCTACGCCGGCAGCCTCTCCGGTACGATTGAAATTTGAAGACGAGGCATTGTCGAACATAAGCCCAGATGTCGTTCGGGCACCTGCGCCTAAACGCCTGAAGAAATCAAAGTACGACTCCTTGGATTTCGCGGGAATGTCtgaaaaagagaaacttgAAGCTATGGGCATGGATGCGACATGGACTGAATATAGTGTCCTCCTTATCGAGCGCCCAGGTCCTGGAGTGTATGTTACTCCACGCGGACGACGGCGACCAGCTGGCAAGGAGAGAGGACGTCCACCGGCTAGTCGAATCGCGGTATTCAAGTCGCCGAAATTATTGAATCTATCGTGGTTTCGTAAAGAGAATGTCGGATCAGAGAACGGCAGCCCTGCACCTCAGTCGTCTCATCCACAGAATGTCGACGAAAGCCTATTGACTCCTGCGCCCAACTCAGCCGAGCCCGCTGGACCACAGGGACCGGGGGTTAAACGGGGCACAAAACGATCATCTCAGCGAAGAGGTTCTGGACCAGAGCCCGATAAGACTTCAAAGTTACGCCGTATCGGTGACGCTGATACCGGTCTAGGGGCTCCTCAGGAAGAGCCAGGTGCAGACGAGGTAATACTTGATGGACAAGCCGCGGAGACAAGTTTGCAGGAGCCTCAAACTCCCTCACACACCAGAggcaagagaaaaagaacatTGTCTCCTGAAATTGCGAGTCAAGAAAGTGCTCGTGCGCGGGAAAAGGGCGGTAGGGCGACAAAACCGTCCTTTGAAGGTGTGGCACAGCAAGGTAGCCCAGATACGGAGACCGGTCCAAAAAGGTCTCACCGAAAATCAACTGGTCGAGGAACAAGCAAGGGAGCAGAACCGTCGGTTATACCAATGGCTGGCACAAATCTACCAGAGACGCCTAGGGCTTATAACGCCGACCAACATCCACCGGAGTCGACGAGACAAGACGAGATCATGCCTGATGCTTCCCAACGCCCGGCTCAAGTGGTAGTAGATAATGATTCTGCCGTTAAAGCTCCACTGGAGGAACCTAGAGCACCGTCACAGAGAACCGCAAATAATGGTTCGAGTGCATCTAATACTGGTGCCGCAAGTATACCGCCATCAACACCTGGTGTTTATGGAACTGAAACACCCGGGTCCCACATATCCCATACTCCAGAAACCCCAGCTTCACATGTGATACGACCAAAGCTTCTGGATAAAGGAGGCTCCGTTGCCTTTCTACGGAGAAAGATCGTTATGGATCTCGTAGAAAAGGCCGGGGGTGCCTTTCCCATGGGTTCCGAGCTTTGGTACCCTTTTGTCACTGTGTGGATGAAGACCAAGTATAAGGAGAAGCCGGATATGAGGACGCTCAGAACCGCAGTCAAACATCTGGTAGACACGGGAAAACTCCGACAACAAACCTTCTGCGGGAAGGACAGCAAGGGTGTGATGGTCACGAAGACACTCATTTGCAAGTCGGAGCTAGGGCCAGATGATCCCATTGTTAAGGATATGCAGCGAACGTTTTTGGCATCGACAGCTCGACACTTTTGCCCTCCTAATATTGAAGTCGATCCGAGCCTCTCGAAGCAAAGGGGAACCCCCAAGGCCCCCAAGCAGTATACTGTTCCCGTTGAACCTACCGTTACCGTGAAATTGCATCAGAAACCAGCGGCAGTCGctgcgttggagaagagaagaggcgaAAATATCCAGAAGaggcttcttcgacgcctcGAAATCGAGCAGATGCGTGAGAGCATGCAAGAAGTACGACCGTCAGGCGCCGTCAGATTGTTCTCAATTCCACGACCTGATGGACTTACGCCTTCAATGCATTCCATTCCCGGAAGTCAAGCTAGCCTTGGGGGTTTCGATATGGGCGGTGCATCAATGCGTCGCCCTTCCACTGGTGGGGTTGGCCCTCGCCGATTGAAGCGCTTCCATTTTCCTATCTCTTTGATGGGGCCGTATGCAATGTTGATGAGCCCAGGCCAAACATTCAACCCTGCAAACGGTACTTTCTCCACCAATGCAGGCCTCGCCACTATCACTAGGGGTAGACCTAGGGTCCGTCCATCCCCGGTGATGTGGATGCTAATGTGCCCAAGCCAATCCTTTAACCCAGGAAACGGAACCTTTTCTACCAACGCAGGGCTCTCTGCCCCTAGACCCACTTACCCCCGTACGGCACACAGACCGGATCCTCATTTGCCGCATTCACTTGATGATCTATTTGACCAAGCTGGTAGACGCAATGTGGGAATGGCCGGGGAGTCAGACCCGCGCTCGAGGAAGTTCATCCGAGACACCAATGCGATCCTGCGATGGGAGCTGCAAAACGAAAGgcttcttcagcagcagagaagCGAGGATCTGCACTATATCAACCAGACGATCCATGATTCCGATACCTTTAAAAGTGCTCCAATCGAGGGTGGTATTCAGTTCATTCCCGGGGTCGCACCCTATCCGAGCTCTCGCAGGCGGAGACGACCGCGGCATGAGCGCCGTTCTGGTGATTTTGTCTATGAAGACCATCCTCCGTTCCCGCCGCGACCTGCAAGTCCGACGTTGATGAATGAGCTGTCCATggattattataattatccTATCGCCCCTGCTGCGCCCCAGCAACGCCGTCTAGAGAAATTGAATGACATGATGGCTACTGGGGCTGAATCTTCTGCGTTACAGAATCGACCACTGGCCCGTCGCACTCGTGCTACTGGGTCTGTGTCTCATTCAATGTATCAGAACCTCATGATGGCGATTGTGGTTGTGCGTGCACTAGCTGGAGGTGCCGACGGTAGGATGGTCGACTGGATTTTGGTGGGATGCTGCTTCCCAGAGGAAGACCCGAAGGTTGTCCAGGATAGGGGAAAAGCGTTACTGGCTAAAAATCGCCTTCAAATAGCGAAAATGCAGGGCGACTTTCAAGAGCGATTCATCGAAGCATACGCGAATGAAGAAGTCCCTGCTATCAACTACGATGATCTGGAAGTGTATGACTGGAATGCTGTTATTGAGTGGGCTAACGCCAACTTGGACGTCCCTAAGTCACATACCACCCCCGATTTGCCTGCCACGCGAGGCCAGTTCAATGATATCTTCGAGCTCCGCGAAGAACCGCTGATGTCCATGGATGAGTATTACCAGACCCACAGCGTGACGCTTAACCGCAAAAAATTGCTACTATCCAACGTCGCGTTCGCAGCGCCCCTACCCTCAAACCCAAGCAAGCAGCGTTCTAATCGACACATGGAACTTTCCCAATTCGAGACCGTCAAAACATTTGTCCGGGCAAACATCCTCACCCCGGCAGAAGTATACCGCGCTGCCGACGCAAAGGCTGCCCTTGAGTATCTCGACCACAATATTCTAAGCAACGCACTCCAAGCCCTAGTAACAGAGCGCGTCATTTCACAAAGCAACAAAGGCCGCATCCTCCCCGGACGCAACTACGACATCACCGACCACTTCATCTACACTCTAAGCAAACGGCGTGCGATCGAATCTACCGAGCTTCGACGCGCATCCAAATTCAAAACCGACACCCTCGACCCCGCATTCACCAGCCAAGGCTTCTACAGCGTCCCGTTCAATGCCGAAGACGGCGAAATCCTAGCCATGATCAACCTCTTCGCCTCAGGCCGGGTCACAATGGCTCCACGCCACCCCCCAAGAGACAAATTCGGTCTGACGGAGGGCGGATACCTCACGCGGATGATGAACAAAGACAAACTCCGCTTCCCTGTTGATCTGTACCCCGTGGAAGGGAAATACATTGCCGGAAACCCTATCTCCGAGAGGACATCAGCAATCCCACCCCCTTGTCCACCGCGCTTCCCGCTCAATGAGACATTGTCCCTCCCTGAGAAATTCCCGCTATGGTTCGATATTCATGGTGGGTTTATCTCTGTTCTCTGGGACCTTGCGGTCTCGGCTACATTGAGTAATGTTGCTGTGAGGCCGGGGATTACGGCTGAGAGGATCGCGGGAATGATCAAACCGACTATGGGCGCCTGGGAGGTCCGCATGGTGTTGGATTGGCTAGTTCAAGTTggggtgatgaagaagagaaggggtgatgatggtgatgaagagccTTCTTGGTCTGTTATGgattggtggtggatggCTTTGTCTTGA